One genomic window of Deinococcus budaensis includes the following:
- a CDS encoding endonuclease III, which yields MTEGLFGPPDGTPRLNAARPAPERAALLAWVYGLLRAEYGERPLIPRREPMHELVSTILSQRTTHQDEEAAYQELLTLGGWDDIIQAPTGAVAHAIRRSNYPESKAPRIQATLRAIREQRGGYDLDFLAELPVGDALKWLTDLPGVGVKTASLVLLFNYARPVFPVDTHVHRINTRVGTIPRMGEQAAHRALLGLLPPDPPHLYELHVNLLRHGQRVCTWTRPKCPACVLRDRCDAHALYGNNVPSFSEKPGKG from the coding sequence GTGACTGAAGGGCTGTTCGGGCCGCCGGACGGGACTCCGCGCCTCAACGCGGCCCGCCCGGCGCCGGAACGGGCCGCACTGCTGGCGTGGGTGTACGGCCTGCTGCGCGCCGAGTATGGCGAGCGCCCCCTGATTCCCCGCCGCGAGCCGATGCACGAACTCGTCAGCACGATCCTGTCGCAGCGCACCACCCACCAGGACGAGGAGGCCGCCTACCAGGAACTGCTGACGCTGGGCGGCTGGGACGACATCATCCAGGCCCCGACCGGGGCCGTCGCGCACGCGATTCGCCGCAGCAACTACCCCGAGAGCAAGGCCCCGCGCATCCAGGCCACCCTGCGCGCGATCCGGGAGCAGCGCGGCGGCTACGACCTAGACTTCCTGGCCGAACTGCCGGTGGGAGACGCCCTGAAGTGGCTTACCGACCTGCCGGGCGTCGGGGTCAAGACGGCCTCGCTGGTGCTGCTGTTCAACTACGCGCGCCCGGTTTTTCCAGTGGACACCCACGTCCACCGCATCAACACCCGGGTGGGCACGATTCCCCGGATGGGTGAGCAGGCGGCCCACCGGGCGCTGCTGGGGCTGCTGCCGCCCGACCCGCCGCACCTGTACGAGCTGCACGTCAACCTGCTGCGCCACGGGCAGCGGGTCTGCACCTGGACCCGCCCCAAGTGCCCCGCCTGCGTGCTGCGCGACCGCTGCGACGCCCACGCGCTCTACGGCAACAACGTGCCCAGCTTCAGCGAGAAGCCGGGCAAGGGATAG